One Anatilimnocola floriformis genomic window, CCTCTTTGCCGGCACCGGCGCGCTCGGTTTGGAAGCGCTCAGTCGCGGTGCAGCCCGCGCGACGTTCGTCGAACGCCACCTGCCGACGCGCAACTTGATCGAAGACAACATTCGCTCGCTCGATTTGAGCGATCGCGCGACGGCGGTCTTCAGCGACAGCTTTATGTTCGTCCGCAAACTGCAGCCCGATGAACAAGGGACGCCCTGGGTTGCGTTCTGCTCGCCACCGTACGATTTTTTCGTCGATCGCCAAGCCGACATGCTGGCCATGATCGAGGGGATCCTCACCAAGATGCCCGTGCGCAGCACGCTCATCATCGAAGCCGATGAACGCTTCGATACGCAACTGCTGCCGCAAAACTTTGAATGGCGACAACGGACTTACTTCCCCGCCGTCGTCTGCATCGCCGAAAAAACTTAACCGCCTTCACGCAATCAGCCGCCAGGCGCTAGCCTCCGGCTTCCGCGGGGCTGCGAGCGACCGAGCCGTGGCTAGCGCCCGGCGGCTGATTTTGCGAACCGAGTGTTAACCAGGAATAGAAATGAACTTTGCCGATCGCCTCATCGCCGCCATTCGTCAGAAGCAAAACCCCGTGCTCGTCGGTCTCGATCCGCGGGCCGAAAGCCTGCCGCCGGGAATGCTCACGGCGAAAGATGTTGAGTCCACGGCCCGCGCTTACGTTACGTTTTGCCGTGGCGTGATCGATGTCGTCGCGCCGCTCGTCCCTGCGGTCAAACCGCAAGCTGCGTTCTTCGAGCAACTCGGCCCCGCCGGTTGCGTCGCGCTCGGTGAAGTTGTCCGTTACGCCGCGAGCAAGGGCTTGCTGGTAATCATGGACGGCAAACGCAATGACATCGGCACCACCGCGCAGGCTTATGCCGAAGCGTATCTCGGGCCCGGCGATCAAAGTCCGTGGGGCGCCGATGCTTTGACGGTCAGTCCTTATCTGGGCGACGACAGCCTCACGCCCTTCTTGCAATCGTCGAAGGATCACGGCGCGGGAATCTTCGTGCTGGTGAAGACTTCGAATCCCGGCGGTGGCCGCTTTCAAGATCTCGTCGCCAACGGCCTGCCGCTGTATCGCCACGTTGCCGCGTATGTCGAACAGCTTTCGGCCGCGACCGTCGGGGACAACGGCTTTGGCATTGTCGGCGCGGTGGCGGGCGCGACCTATCCGCAGCAGCTCGCCGAGCTCCGCACCGCCATGCCGCACACGTTCCTGCTCATTCCTGGCTTTGGCGCTCAGGGTGGCACGGCTGCCGATTGTGCAGCCGCCTTCGACGAGCGCGGTCTCGGCGGCATTGTGAACAACAGCCGCGGCATCATCTTCGCGTACCAGCGCGACGGCTATCGCGAAAAGTTCGGCGCTGCCCGCTGGCAAGATGCGGTCGCTGCCGCCACGCAGGAAATGATCGAACAACTGGCCGCTGCGACCACGGCGGGCAAGTTGCGTTCGTAAGTGCGCGCTACTTTCCCTTCGCGTCGTTCTCGTTGAACTTCTTGATCACCGCGGACGTAATGTCGACCCGCTCGCGGTAATAGTTGATCTCGGTCCGCCCTGCGCCGTCGGTGCGAAAGATCACATCAATCCCATGCTCTTCGGCGACGGCCATCACCGCGCTGCGAATCGCTTCGTAAGAGTCCCGCTCGAGCACGCGTTCCTTATCCATCAGCGGCTTGATGACGTCGGTCAGTTTCGTCCGGGCCGCACTCACCTCGGCCAATTCGCGCGTGAGCTGCGCAAACTCGTCGCTGTTTCGCGCCGCCTTCTCTAGCCGAGCACTCAGCGTGCGGCGATCGGCTTCGCGCTTGCTCAATTCCGTGCGCGAGGTTTGCAACTCTTGAAAAATCGGCTGGTACTTTTCGACTCCCTTCAGCACCCTGCCGTAATCCACCACCGCCACCGGCCCAAACTTCTGCGTCTCAGAATCCGCAGCAAAAGCTGAACAAGGCCAGGCCGACACAAGCAGCAACACCAACCAGCAACGGAGGGCAGGCATGATTCTCACTCCACAGATAAAGACGGGAGATCGGATTGCACTCCTTCAATTTTACCTGCGAGGTCAACTCACTGCCGCAGAATTTTCGGCTTACGCAAAGTAGCTGAATTCGCCAGAATTCAGAAAAACGGGCAACGAAAGGTCACCATCTGAATTCTGGCGAATTCAGCTACTCAGGAATCAGCCGCCCCACAGTTGCACCCACCATACGTAAATTGCCCGGCACACGCTGTTGTGATTCGACAGCCAATGGATGGGAAAATAAACAACTCGAATCCAGCCCGACTTCGCAGGAATCCAGTCGTGATAAATCAGCCAGATCACAGGCCCGTACGAAAAGAAATAAGCAAACGGCAACAGCACGATTCCCACTGTCATGCCGAGCGCACAGCCTGGACTTTTCGACTGCTTGCGCTCTTCGTCGGTCATGATCGCCTTCCGCTAGTTACTTCGCCTCAGTCGGTTTCTCTTCGGCCTTCACTTCCGGCTTTTCCTCTTTCTTCTCTTCCTTCTTCTCAGGCGGCGTGCCGACGAGAGGCGAGATGTTCTCGCGGATCCAGATGTTGCGATAGCGAACCGGGTTGCCGTGGAATTGCAGGTTGAGGTGATCCTTCTCGGGGTGCTTCGAATACTTCGGCGCTTCGACGTACGACGTGCCGCCCATCAGCTCGAAATGGTTGTGCATCAGCACGCCGTTGTGCAGCACCGTAACGTATGCCTTCTCGGTCACGCTGCCGTCCTTATCGAACTTCGGCGCGGTGAAGATGATGTCGAGCGTCTGCCATTCGCCCGGCTTGCGCGAGGCGTTGACCATCGGCGGTTGTTGCTTGTAGACCGACGCACATTGGCCGTCGAAATAGGTGTCGTTGTCGTACGAGTCGAGCACCTGCACTTCGTAGCGACCCATGATGTAAACGCCGCTGTTGCCGCGACCTTGCCCCTTCCCCTTCACCTCGCTGGGCGTGGCAAACTCGACGTGAATCTGGCAGCTGCCGAACTTCTGCTTGGTGTAGATGCTGGTGTTCTTCGCCGTGGCCACACCATCGGCGATTTCCCACTTGTCGCCATTCTGAAAAGCGTCGAGGTTCGTGCCATCGAACAGCACCACCGCATCGCTGGGCGCCTTGTCCGGCTCGGCAGTCACAATCGCCGGCTTCGGCCACACGATGCCGCTCTTGTACTCTTCAATCCACATGGCGCCGGCCGCAATCGTGCTGGTAACAACAAGCAGGCCGAAGATCAGAAGTGTTCGTTTCATAAGATTCTCGTGGGAAAGGATGGATTCTGATTTGATTTACTCCCTCTCTTCGGTATTCCGGGGAGAGGGTTGGGGTGAGTGGCCAGCGGCGGTATCGACCTCAGCGACAGCCATTCTATTCCGAGCCCATCGCGAAAACAGTCCATGACGAAATGGCTG contains:
- a CDS encoding RsmD family RNA methyltransferase yields the protein MTKGPDKTPAKKRGHQKPGAARPAAEGADDELPIAGVRIIGGKFRGRQLQYSGDLRTRPMKDRTREAIFNLIGVDVEGRHAFDLFAGTGALGLEALSRGAARATFVERHLPTRNLIEDNIRSLDLSDRATAVFSDSFMFVRKLQPDEQGTPWVAFCSPPYDFFVDRQADMLAMIEGILTKMPVRSTLIIEADERFDTQLLPQNFEWRQRTYFPAVVCIAEKT
- the pyrF gene encoding orotidine-5'-phosphate decarboxylase, with the protein product MNFADRLIAAIRQKQNPVLVGLDPRAESLPPGMLTAKDVESTARAYVTFCRGVIDVVAPLVPAVKPQAAFFEQLGPAGCVALGEVVRYAASKGLLVIMDGKRNDIGTTAQAYAEAYLGPGDQSPWGADALTVSPYLGDDSLTPFLQSSKDHGAGIFVLVKTSNPGGGRFQDLVANGLPLYRHVAAYVEQLSAATVGDNGFGIVGAVAGATYPQQLAELRTAMPHTFLLIPGFGAQGGTAADCAAAFDERGLGGIVNNSRGIIFAYQRDGYREKFGAARWQDAVAAATQEMIEQLAAATTAGKLRS
- a CDS encoding OmpH family outer membrane protein: MPALRCWLVLLLVSAWPCSAFAADSETQKFGPVAVVDYGRVLKGVEKYQPIFQELQTSRTELSKREADRRTLSARLEKAARNSDEFAQLTRELAEVSAARTKLTDVIKPLMDKERVLERDSYEAIRSAVMAVAEEHGIDVIFRTDGAGRTEINYYRERVDITSAVIKKFNENDAKGK
- a CDS encoding 3-keto-disaccharide hydrolase, coding for MKRTLLIFGLLVVTSTIAAGAMWIEEYKSGIVWPKPAIVTAEPDKAPSDAVVLFDGTNLDAFQNGDKWEIADGVATAKNTSIYTKQKFGSCQIHVEFATPSEVKGKGQGRGNSGVYIMGRYEVQVLDSYDNDTYFDGQCASVYKQQPPMVNASRKPGEWQTLDIIFTAPKFDKDGSVTEKAYVTVLHNGVLMHNHFELMGGTSYVEAPKYSKHPEKDHLNLQFHGNPVRYRNIWIRENISPLVGTPPEKKEEKKEEKPEVKAEEKPTEAK